The Montipora foliosa isolate CH-2021 chromosome 6, ASM3666993v2, whole genome shotgun sequence genome includes the window gagaaaaatccATTTGGAGACATCATAGACTAATCTGTTACTTAGAGATTCATCAAtagttgaataataataataataataataataataacaataataataataataagtttcAGCAGCCCCAAGGCCACCCCCGCTAGGGTTACAGCATAGGGGTAGTTGGGATTCCTTGGGCTTCGTTGCTAACCCAACTAGGAGAAGGATACTCTGAATAAAAACCGTCCTCAACGTTAAAATATACATATCAATAGAGAAcgattcaccaaagtggagttACAAGCCATCCAGCTCAAGGTGaagcaaagaaatgaaaatacCACACCTTGTGAAACAGATGCGAATGTAACACCAGAGGAGCGACACGCAAATAAGAAACGAGAAAATAGCAAACTAACTGAATCGCATATGCAAGAACAGCTGAACATAGGTGCACAGGATGAGACAGTGAACGTCATAAGAGAAAGCATCCTCCAAAGGTATGAAATAGCCATGGAAACCCCAATAAATCAAAGACTACCaattccaaaaatcaaaaatgcGCAAAGTGCAAAAGAAACAGCAAACAAGGCCATCGACCAGATAAAAGAGGAATCTGGAAAACTTTCTCTCACGGACGTCAACCATCTTATGTATGCAACTGCCTCTGCCGTTACAGAATCACTGggcttgaaaacaaaagaaaaaacaggcTGCGAAAACCCAATCAaccaaaatggtaaaagaaaattgaacGTGAAATATGCAAAATCAGGGGTGACATATCTACGCTGAATGAgataaagaacaaaaaatcAGTCAAAGAAAAGCGGAAGAAGGCACTATTTAGCAAGCATAACATCAAGCAAGAGAAGCAAATACCAACAACCACTGAAAAACTAGTACAACAACTACAAGCTAAAGCTCAACGAATCAGGAGATTTGAAAGGAGACGTAACTTTTTCCACCAGAATAAACTCTACAGAGAAAATGCCAAGAAATTATACAGAGAACTAGGGAAAAAATCCATTGAGATCAATGAACCACCTAAAATTGATGAAGAAGAGAGCTTTTGGGGCAACATCTCGGAAAACCAAAAGCGCTACCTGGCTTGATCAaatagaaactgaaaacattgaAGTCAATTATCAAGTATGGCCTCAAATAACCCTAGAAGAAACGAAATCAGCAATTAAGAAAGCCAGTAACTGGAAATCCCCTGGTAAAAGACGGGATAGCAAACTTCTGGACCAAGAACTTGCCTTCTTTACATCAAGACTTGACAAATGCTTACAATGACTGTATCTGCAACCCTGAAACCTGCCCAGACTGGTTAACAATTGGCATTACCTATCTGCTTCCCAAAACAGAAGACACCAAAAATCCAAATTCAAAAATTATCGTCGAATCACATGTCTCCCTACAACTTATAAGATATTAACCTCCAGATTGAGGAAAATCAAGAAATTCCGTTCAGTTTTTAGATGCCAAACGCAATCAAAACTGACAACACTCTCTCAACAACGGTTTGCAGAGGGAAGGCTTCTACCGGTTTCTGCACGGGGTGGGGCTCCTTTAGACCCGGGAGGTGTAGAATTGAATTGACTCACACACTTACCTACCGCTGTTTACGCAGTTGTTCAGCATCGTCATTGTTTATACAGTCAACTCTGTCTCAAGTTATGAAGCTATTTCTCCAAAACGGTTACCCGGGAGACAGTAATTCTTACCATATGAATGATGGTGATTGCAGTTTTAAACATTAAAGACTTCAgttgttttgtaaaaaaaaaaaaagaaaaaaaaaaaaaaaagatattaaCCTCCATCATCACCGAGAGAGTCTACAAACATCTTGATGAAAACGACCTGCTCCCCAAAGAACAAAAGGGCTGTCGAAGAGGGAGCTATGGCTGCAAAGACCAGCTTTTAATAAACAAGGCCATCATTGAGGacgcaaaaaagagaaagaaaaagttgtTAACAGCCTGGATAGATtacaaaaaggcatttgattctgTTCCCCATGACTGGATATTAAAATGCCTTGAAATGTACAATTGTCACCAATCATCGTCCAGTTCCTAACATCTAGTATGGACAAGTGGAAAACAACCCTTAtcttaaaccaatcagaagggaCACTATACTCAAGGAAGATCAGCATAAATAGCGGCATACTTCAAGGcgactctctctctctctctctcctctcCTCTTCTGAATGGCTCTTGCTTCACTATCCTCACTTCTCAACAACACCGGTTATGGTTATACCGCAAGTACAAGTACCATCAATCATCTATTCTATATGGATGACCTGAAAACATTTGGAAAGAATGACCCGGAACAAACTAGCCTTTTCACCATTGTAAAAGGCTTCAGTGATGACATCCAAATGGAGTTTGGTTTGGAAAAGTGCTCCAAGGCTAcaatcaaaaaaggaaaacttaccACCACTGAAAACATACAAATTGATCTCGATACTACCATTCAACAACTAGAACAAGAAGGTACATACAAATACCGGGGAGTGAATGAAGGGGATGGGATACAGCAcaccaaaatgaaagaaaaaattaaaaaggagTATTATCGCAGAATACGAATGATGACAAAATCTGAAATCAATGAAATTAACAGAATGGAAGCCATCAACACACTGGCTACCCCAGTTGTAACCTACAGCTTCAACATTGTTGACTGGAAAATGGAAGAGATcagaaaactaaaattttgtctccacttcacaacgaatgaaaaacacagttaataggcaaataagtttatttgggGAGGGCCTGGCAAGAACCAACCCAAACGTGTTACATCAATCTACATAACTCCTCAATAACTGTTTGTTGATAGGTACAAACTCCTCACGTCGACCACTTGAGCGAACTGACCATGTGGAAAGTTGCGAAGAGTCCATCTTAAAAGCAAATCTGAACATATTACAGTAGGCATTTGACGGGTGTTTATATATAATTTCCACTATTCTGGACCAAAAACTCTCACGCGTACAGAGGCGAGTTACAGTGCAAGGCAACAAGCATGCAACTACAACATAGTCTCAGGGATCCGCAACCTTGGGGCAATCCCTAAATGTAAACGCATTGTGCCATTTAGGCTGAGGTGTCCGCTACTTTAGACGAAAATCGTCATGAAGAAGCACATCACGCTAGTCAAGCAGGggagtccacaactttggacgCGAATCCCCGTACACAAATATGTCGAGCCAGTTAGGTAGGggagtccacaactttggacacAAATCCCCCAACACAAATATGTtaagccagttaggctgggaTGTCCACAACTTTGGAGATATAAACCCCTGAACACAAATATATcaagccagttaggctggggagtCAACAACGTTGGACACAAATCCCCGTACATAAATATATCAAGCCAGTTAGGCTGAggagtccacaactttggacatAAATCCCCGTACACTAATATATCaggccagttaggctggggtgACCAAAACTTTGGACATAAACCCccgtaaaaataaataaataaataccccCGTACAAAGACATAACACGCCAGGTAGGCTGGGGTGTCTGGTACTATGGACCCAACAACTTTATATACAAGCATTATATCATGCTAGCTAGGCTAAGGTGCCCACTACGTCCGACGAAAACGCTATAAACGAGCACGTTATGTTAGACAAGCTGATTTGTTCACTAAACCTAAACTACAAAAAAGATCCTAGAAGTAGACAACGCTAGATGAaggcagataataataatacgggAGCTGAGCAATCGCTTACAAAAGACGTGCGATTagaacggaggccagaaaaaacctgccatAAAAAACCCCTTGGGGAAAAAAAAgtgcaggaaatctgggtaggaaccatggcTCGTGCTCCGGCGGTTGGTAGCCTTTCCCACGGAGGCTTTACAAAGGTAAGACAGCCGATAGTGCAGTAAAAACAAATTGTCTTAGAAAATTagaatgaaaaaattaaaaggagcTCTGAACAGGGTTGATTCAGAGGCCTAGATGACTATCACGTGCTATACCTTTCCTTTTATACGGCTTTCTCTCTACCCATGATGCACCGGCCTGGAGACCAGGCCGCGTTGATTTccgtgccgacaaaatagttatttcggCCTTCTTCGCGAGCTCATTCGTCAGAAATAACATTAGAAAAACCAGAAAACTACTCACCGTGGAAAGGATGCACCACCCAAGAGCAGACGTGGATCGAATGTACCTCCCCAGAAATAAGGGCGGTAGAGGTCTGATTCAACTGGAAATTGCATATAAAACTGCTACAATAGGCTTAGATGCTTATCTCAATGCCACCAAAAATGATCCCCTTCTCGTGATTGCTAAAGAGCAtgaaaaagccaaaaagaaGTACTCAGTAGCTAGCCAGGCCACAGTGTTTAGAAGAGAGCTCAATCTCCCCGAAGGACTGGAACCTGAGAACGAAGTTCCAACTTTCTATGCCAGAAATGTCAAACAAAAAGCAGAACACAGCAAAAATGGGAAGATAAACCAATGCATGGGCAATACCCAAAAAGAGTAAATGAGAAAGATGTTGACCATCAAATGACCAATCAGTGGCTTAAGTCAGGTGGGCTGAAGTCTGAAACGGAGGGCTTTATCATTGCTGCCCAAGACCAAGCCAGTAAGACCAACTACTATCGCCGCAACATCCTAAACGATGGTACAGACTCAATGTGCAGGATATGTGGTCAATTCCAGAAAACCATTGATCATATCATGGAAGGGTGCCCTGAGCTGGCCAAAACTGAATACCTACACAGACATGACAAAGCCGCCTCATACCTACACTGCAACATATGCAAAGAGCTAAATATAAACGTAGAAGAGAAATGGTATGAGTATGAACCCCAAACAGTAACAGAAAGAGACAACATCACAATCTTGTGTGATATGCTAATACAGACAGACCGTGAAATAAAAGCAAACAGACCAGACATTGTAATAAAAGACAAACAGGAGAAAAGCTGCCTACTCATTGATATGTCCATCCCTACTGAAAAGCACACTTCAGTTAAAGTTACTgaaaagctgtcaaaatataaAGACCTCGAAATCGAGATTGAGCAAATGTGGGGGATGAAGGCCACAACGATCCCAGTTGTGATTGGAGCGCTGGGACTAATAAAAAAGGGCTTGGAgaaataaaccaaacaaatcccGGGTAACATCAAAATTAGTGAACTACAGAAGATTGCACTGCTAGGAACATCTCGCATCCTAAGAAAGACACTCTCTATCAAGTAGGATAGACTTCTACCTCATTTTAGCCCTAGGCCCAAGGAATAGGCTCGGCTATTGTGCTGTAAATCGGCATAACGTTAAAGgagaagtaataataataataataataataatacacatgtgCCTTTCGTTGATGACTTAAAAACTTACCATCGTTCTGAACAAAAACCTGTGTCCGTTACAAGCAACCTAAAGAAGATGTTCACAGACATTGAACTGGAATGGGGGATAAACAAGTGCGCTGGCATACACTTGAGGAGAGACAAACTAAGTACCAGCAACACAGCACTGCATTGCCTGTAAGTAACAACTGTACTATCCCAGTTCTGAGCAACGATGATCACTACAAATTCCTacgaaaatatcaaaacagtcAACATCTAAAAGACAAAGTTATAGAAGAATCCGCCAAGTTGTACGAGAACCCGACTATGGGCTGTTTGGACTTCCCCACTGTCAGTCCCACGCAAGGTCCGCGCAACGAACATCTACGCATTGCCTATCTTACAATACTACATGTGGTCAACCGACTGGTGTCTTAACAACCTTAAAGAACTCGATAGATTAACAAGACATGTAATCAATGAGTGCAGTGGAAAGCATAAGTATGAATCGACGAGATTATTGTATCTACCATCAGAAGAAGGAGGAAAAGGATTGATTGAAATAGAGTCAGTGTACAAGAATACCAAGCTTAAAGTAGCCCATTACATAGATGACAGTGAAGATCCACACATTAAACTAGTCAAATCATtccaaaacgaaaaagaaaagagaaacttGCGGTCAGTATTCAAAGATGGCAAAAGATATGTAGAAGAACTAGAACTCAATTGCTACTTTGAGGATGGTGCAATAGTCTTGGAAGGCACTGACAACGTAACAATAGTGAACGAGAAAGAACCCAGGAAAATAAAACAGATCATCCATAAAGCAAGTATGAAGAAACGCAAAAATGAAGTCATGAAACAGCCATGGATCGGAAAGTTTGTGACTCAACACTGGCAGGATCCAGAAGTATCAGCCCATTCATACGACATCTTTAGACAATGGAAAAACATCCAATAGACAGCAACTCCTTAACACAAAGATCTATAGATCACAAAAGTTACACGAATAAGTAGACGACTTGTCCTGCCAACTCTGTTTTAAAGATCAGGAGACAGTATCACACGTTCTGTGTGACTGTTCTCACATAGCACAGTCACTGTATAAAGCACGACACCACAGAATGCTACGCCCCGTTTACCATGCTGTACCGGAAAGATACAAATTTGAAGAATCTGAGTATTCTAATCCGTGGTACAAGCAATCTTATCCGCAACCAAGCCAAGAGAATAACGAGGCAAAGATCTTGTGGGACATACCCTGGAAATTGGAAAAAGTCCAATGAATGGCGCAAATAGACCGGATATCAGTGTGTTGGacaaaaagaataaagaatgGATCATCATAGAAGGAACAATATGCAACCCAGGAAAAATCACAATGAGAACTAAACACAAGAAAgataaatatatagatttaaaaCTAGGTATTAAGAACTTATACCCAGGTCATAAAGTAAAGCTCATTACAGAAGTCTTTGATTTTCTCGCAGTTTACTACAAGGATCTTGAACAAGAACTTACCAGCATATTGGATAACAACTTAGCAAAGACAACTATTGAACTCTCGCAAAAGTGGATCATCTCtcaaaactgtgaaatagtaAAAAGGTTTCTCTCATAGACTGATTTTGTTAAAGCCGTTTATGGATGATAAAGATGTATATAGTATCttatttgcattgtttttttaaatttttttttcttttttattgtttataaGGATCATTCTATGAATTTTGCTACttttgttttttagttttgcaATATTACACCGTAATTTGTTAGATTGACCATCATAAGGTTTTATAGGATACTAACATGAGCACCATTGCCCAGGCCTACAGGCCCGCAAAGGTTGTAAAATCATTTGAGAATATTTCAATAAAgtctccaataataataataataataataataataataataataataataataataataataacaataacaataataataataataatacaacttTATTGGGTAAACAAAAATTTCTGGTAAAACCAGCAGTTTACAAAACCTGAACCGCTCTAAAAGTACTTGTCTTTCTAAACTTGGACTGATTAACGTTTACTTATTACGAAATATCTATGAAAGTAGCACTTCCGTGCCTCTGCATCTCAAATTTTTCTGGGAGAgcatttccccccccccccccagaccCTCGTAACGACTTTTGCTCACCCTCCCCTCTTTGCTCACTTCTTTGCtcaccctcccctcccccccccccccagtcaAAAATTTCTAGCTACGGCCttgctcttcctttaaactcttccatctcgtccaacacgtgttgaagtttcgatttgatcggcgcataagcCCCTTTGTGGAAAGGTCAATCACGTAACTAcgtatttttatttgtttttgtacGTGGTAGAACATTGGAAACGTTTTAACAATGCTATAATTTAGGAATAAGTAAATCCTCTTTCAGTATTAGGCATGAACACAGACGTTACGCGTGACTGATAACTGACGTTTCTAGATCTATTAATATACGGCGGCCATATTTGATTCCATTCCCTTGAGGCAGATAATTATGGGATGCCATATGTACATATTGTACGTAACAGGAGCCAATTATGGGCTCCTGGTAGGTACGATATGCTTTTCAAAACAGTTTGGTATTTGAATACTTTTGTGTTTCATTATAATAATTCTTTAACGATAGTTAaagcatggagatggttatgaaactcgacaagtttctttgttgtatCTCCCAACTCAAATGtgttttccgattggaggagaacgtgtcacgtgtcattgctCAAGATTCACTAACTACCTagggaaacaacgacttgaactttTGATtcgcacgtgatcaggtcgtgcacgtttgaaacagcggcaaatttgtaacattttgcaataaaatCGTAAGCTGACATCCATTTATTGTTCTTTTTTGAGTTGGAAGGTACAACAagacacttaatgactggccccacgggaaacagtgagttttgtttcctctCGCCCCTTAAtgttgagggtctcggggaaacaaaactcactgttttccTTGGGGCTAGTCAATACGTGCTtatcgtttcatgttttcaatcaCCTTTTCGATGAAATTATGCGCGCAACTAATTTGTACTACTTTACGAATCCGTgcaaagggaaaacaaaagattgtgcactgtcacggtcaattcagcatcgattgcgacaacatcgTTCGCTTTTGAAGGTTGTAAAGACTTCATAACCTGTCCCTCGACTAGCTAGCTATGCTTTAACAAAGAAaatataagaattaagtcgaTTAGAAAAA containing:
- the LOC138005204 gene encoding uncharacterized protein, whose product is MALASLSSLLNNTGYGYTASTSTINHLFYMDDLKTFGKNDPEQTSLFTIVKGFSDDIQMEFGLEKCSKATIKKGKLTTTENIQIDLDTTIQQLEQEGTYKYRGVNEGDGIQHTKMKEKIKKEYYRRIRMMTKSEINEINRMEAINTLATPVVTYSFNIVDWKMEEIRKLKFCLHFTTNEKHS